Part of the Solanum pennellii chromosome 10, SPENNV200 genome is shown below.
ATCAGGAATAGTGCTTGACTGGTACATGGTATATACAAAATAGATAATCGATGCGACGTACGTAGCTCGctatataattaacaaaattgcACTTACCATATGTTGGTGGGAGGTAGTGGTGTCTGATTTTCTACTTGCTTGCTCCGATTGCCTAAATCGCTGGTCCAATACCCGTGCTTGAACTCTAACAAGAGCTTGCATGCATTTGAGAGTCATCTTGGCTTGTTTCCTAACATTGTGACCTCTCACTAAAGCTTGCAATTTCACTAGACCTTTTAGTGCTTTTAGAGCCCTTCTTGCCTTGATAGTTCATCACAACAAATCATTAGCAATTCTTGGCTCAAgattaaagaatatatatgaCTCACCAAATATCCCCTGAAAGCTGTTTGAATAATAGTGGCAGCCTGAGCTGCAGCATTATGATTAGTAGTATGCTGCTGCTTCCTTTGATTTTCCTTCTTCTGAAAACAAAACACACAAGAAGATGGATGGATATATTAGTTTGTAAAAACATAGATTATAATTAGCTAGTGCCTTGCCTTTTCTTCCTCATTAATTTGCTTCTTCGATCTAAAAGCTCTCTTAACAGCACTTAACCAAGAAGAAGATGATCCTTTTTTGTTATTTCCCATAGAATTAATGTACTCAAACTGAGAGAGACATTTTTAGTGTGAATGGGTGAGTGGGTGGTGTCAGCCAGCACCTTTGAACGCAACATTATTTATTACTCCACTTTTATTTAAACATACAAGAGTTGACAGAGACAACtactactctctctctctctctcttcaaTGTTTTCAGATCtaggataaaataaataactcacTCAATATTTTtctgattatatatataataacatatCTAATTCTAAATTAGACCATACTCAAATGTTTACTAACTTTCTATCTTAAATCTCCTTCTCCTTACCCTACTATCCAGAATCATCCACTCGATAAGTTATAGGTGTATGCAATATGTATAACTAATTACCTTTCCCAAATACTTTTTCGGTCAATTTTTATCTCACCCCATGGCCCATATCGATTATAGTCAAACCTCTCACACATTATCCTCTCTTCACATACATGAACCATATCAATCTCACTTTTCTCATCTTGTTAACCACGAAAGTTACTCTTACCTTATCCCAAATATTCATGTCTTATCTTATCTCTCCTAGTATGTCAATACATTCATCTCAATATCCACATATTTTGCGTGCAAACACATTGGCCCCATATGACATACACTacaataaaaaatgtttttagcggcaataaatatGCACCTTAATTAACAAAGAGTACTAAAGTTTTTATCGATATTAGTTAATTGTCATTGCATCCAATGTTACCATAACTTTTAAAGATTTTTGCAAAATGTCAAATGTCctctaaaaaaatcatttttagcAACAATCAAGCTATTGAcgttaattaattatcattttaaaaaaaattaaatagtgaTATATGCTCTgacatattatttttctaagatctttttaaaatagcactcttttatatttttagcaattctttaatttctaacattaatattttatataatatgtttaagattacaacattcaaaaaaaattgaccaaacataatttatttatcaaaaatatttttcaaacgaattaattaaatacaaaacaaccttttttcaaaaaactattttcatAAGATACTTCTAAAAGTAAATAACTTTTAGCAGCAATGTCAAATGGTCTCTAATTCATCCTAGTGGATGCAGCTTTCACTCTTCTTATTTATTTCCGTCTTGATTACCTCTCATGGTGTCACATGATGCCACCATTCACTGAAgcatttttttagttattttttttgttacttttatttatttatcttttatttatttctgttacatctttctttttttctgcATTCTGATTCAgatatgtttctttttattttcttaatgaagAGTTCTGTTGATGACATACAAGAATGGCAATTTCctcacaaatttaatttacgCATGCTGAGTATAGAAGAGGTTTGATAGTGCACATGTAAAAAGTCTTCACTCATTTTTAGTATACgtagtatttaaatattttaacttataaaataattattaagcTTACACTTAATAGAGACACcaagcaaaaaaaatatattactattaCGAATAACTATCAAAAATTCAGAACAATTGTATGGATAGTACAAGAATCTAATTATTCCTTCTACTTCATTATTATGCaacaatgtttttattttggcatgttaaaaaaaagataattttatatataagaaattaatttaACGTTGAACTCTCATTTTACtagtaataattatatataattttataactaaaacaaatttatgatatattttaaaagtcataaattttgacagacatttttctttttaatttttgtgttcAAGACTACCGtcaataatattacttgaaagaaatattttataatcaaACCTATTTATGATTGTCATTCTTTATAACATGTAATAACATCTTACtataacaattaaatttttttttagaataataaacAGAAgattatattactatatatatataacactaACAAATTAGAACAAACTATGAGCATCCAACCTCCCTCCCACCTTTAGGTAGGGTGGAAGAAACTTTAAAATGGactttaatataatatactcttctttttttttatatgtcataaaatcaatgcataaattataatattcttttttgtgtgtgtgaatTATTAgtcttgaaaatatatatttgacgaagatagaaaaattaagtaaataatttatgttaattgatcaaattaattaattaaaataaactaattcatattcattaatcgaaaaattaacttcaaaaagaatttaataAGGATAGAATagtaaacaaaattaattacttaacaAGGAAGTAGGTGGTTATATTGTATATTTAGTATAAGATGGTTATAAAAAGGTTTAACTATTCCTCCGATAAATATAAAATGCAAGCACGCATATCCACGTTGTATTGGAATTTTATGAAGTCAAAAGTACAACTGTACTATTGAAGATTGGTCAAAGTTCAAACtgtttttttgatttaaaaatttcaaattggtATGGCATATTACACTATTTGAGATTCTTGTTATCTGTGAATGAAGTGCCATGCTCATGTTATTTACatattttcttgttattattatttggttTTCACTAACTCTACAGAAAGAGGGGTGGATAAAAAAGTTGGGCTCCAATCCTTTGTGATCCAAACTAAGGCTGGAGAGTGGGCCTGGAAAAGCCCAATTCTGCCCCAAAATGGTTGTTCCTTAATTAATTGTTGTTGCTAATTCAAAACCCAAACACAAGAGCCTATTAATTAATGTAGTCATTCAAGACAAGTATGTATGTAGTGCTCAATTTATGATCCAAACAAGCACATGGGTGTTTctaaaatcatctagttgacGTTACCACAacattgttatatatatatatatttagagcTATTGCTATATAATCAATATCTCCCTGATCCTCTTGTCATCTTTTCACCATCAAATGGAAAATTCGTAACAAAAACgataatcaaaatatatatagtgATTGAACagaatataaaacaataaaaaagaaaacaggAAGATATACTTTATATATAGTGATTGAACagaatataaaacaataaaaaagaaaacaggAAGATATACTTCATAAATGTTGCTGCCCAGGATCGAACTGGGGACCTTTAGTGTGTAAGACTAACGTGATAACCACTACACCACAGCAACTTATATGCTTTGGTACTAACTAGGTTTTCTATATACGTCTGTGTTTGCTACGTCAAGAGCACTGTACGTAATCTTGCCACACAGACTATAGCATGGCAAGGATTTGGGGGTGAGGATTAaggatataataaatataaaatgtcacttataaaaatttatttttctagaaaaaaaaataatatttttatttaacacAAACATGGAAAGTGACTTATAAAAAGGCACTCCCTTTAATTATGTAAAAAGAGTGTTACTACATGATTAATtagataaaaaggaaaaagaaaacatatataatttcatgattAAACCTTTTGACTTTAATACACAAGAGATGAAGTATCCTCATGAAATGATTCCATTAGAGACGTGGCATAAGGAGTCATTATTAGTTGATGAAAGAGTTGGAGAACTCCAAAGATAATCCTCATGATTCGTAGTATTGACGATGTATTGGTGGTGTTCATAATTATCATTAATTGTTTGTCCATTAAGATGTGAAGCTACAAGACGATCAACGGCAATCCAATTATTCAATCCCCCTTCACATGAATTTGGATGGGTATCTAGGTTTGGAAGTTGCATGTTATGGTTTTCTTCCTTGCATCTCGTCATGTAATGGAGTAGTTGTTCTAAGGGTCCTTCTTCATCATGATgaatatcaatattattattaggaGGATGATGAGTGTCGAATGATTTGACATTGACATGatgatttttcttcttgaatATGCGACAAATAACCCAACCTTCTTCTTCGGCAATATGATCATCAAATCTGTACTCATGCATAATCCAATCAGATTTTTGACCATGAGGTGCTCTACCTTTGTAAAAAACAAGTGTCTTCCTCATACCAATCCTTCGACAATTTGAATATATCACTTTGTCACGCCCCGTAGCTTTCCAAAATCCAGCAGCCGTTGCTCTATTTGTCCTTGTACCCGTTGGATACTTTTTGTCTTTGTGACTAAAGAAATACCAATCATTTTGTGGAGTTGATCCAATTTTACACTTGTctacacaaaaattaaatatattattaccttaaatatatatgtacaaaaaaaatttaataaaaaaaaaaaacaaaccttGAATATCCCAAGGCTCAAGCTTATTGAGATCAACTTCTTGGATTACATCCAAATCAATCTTCTCATTTGCAACTTTCTTCTTCAAGTAATATTGTAATAGCTCCTCTTCTGTTGGATGAAATCTAAACCCTGGTGGGACTTGAGATTGTCCATTTACAGAAATACTCATTTCCTCTGGCATAATAACATTAAGAGTGGAGAGAGCAACTTATATAAgtcaaggaaaaaaaataaatatggtaattttttaaaaataaataaataaataaataatgttggAATGTCATTTTATGTAGTTATGGTGGGGGCAATTTTTACTATGCATAGAGAAGAGCAAGCCACCTGCATAGAAAAAGAGAGATTACTGGTATGGCCCAGAAATAGGTACAATATGTGGGATGCCACAAAGAAAGAAAGTAACAAAAAGTaccactatatatataaatgttgttAATTAGTTAGAGACTGCTAGTTTAGTGTGGTACTAGAGTCTTATAGGCTATACTTCTATTAAGGGAAAGGCTAATGTGAATTagattattatatatagaataacaaattagacataaaaaataaatactttaaaaaaagcctaacaaacaaaaattattgaatttatttaaattcttgTAAGTTGAAGTTTAGAGTTGTGAAtgcaaaacatatatatacatatcgaaATTGAATTTACTTTTTCTAAATATGATAAATACTCTCCACCCCTCCCCCTCCAATTTCAAAGAATAGTAAAGTTACTCAACCAAACTAATTCATCTCAAACATACCATCCAATGTGTTCTAAAATACTAAcatctcaaaataaataattacatatcaCACGTCgtaaaaaatagttattaatTCAATgtactttttctttaaaaaaaacatgaaatataattcaaataggatcatttttataaaaataaaaaagcgtaaaactgaaataaataaatatatatgataaaaatgaaaacaatttGTTTTGGATATTTTCTAAGTTCCAAATACAATTTGACCAAATtctcatttttaaattaaaaaagaaaaactgcCAAGAAAAAAGAGAATGATTCCCAtgaccaaaataaatatttcataactATTTCACTTATTAAAAATGCACTAActgttaaaaaagaaataataggtgcattactttttttttataatgataaaagaaaaaatcaaaaacagaaaagaagaagaatgtgAAATGAACATTATGATAATTGGAGTTTTGGACGCACTGAGCTTTCACAAGGCCCTTTGAGATCTGTTAGAGGAAAGATAGTAATACTGATAGGATGGAGATAGTTGGATGGTATTGATTGATCTAGGTTCAAATTTTGTGTCGATTTcatataaatttgatattttaaaagtaatatatatatatatatatatataattttgaaaaaattaagtcCATGTCCCTAGTAGCAAAGTAATTTTATAATAGTACTCTGTTATAATCAAATACCCCAAACTAATTACAATTAATATctcataattaatattttcccGCACTATGACCGCAGACATGAGATTTTCCTTCCTTCaacaatagaaaaaagaaaaagtgtacactctttattaattcttttttttctcaattctttttttttaccattcaaattaactttcgatagcaaaatagtataattttagcaaacttctaaaaatttaattgataataGTGATAACTTtcaattatatttgaaattcaatcaattaaaaattagatttaaaaatattactaaaatgtAACTGACCTTAAACGATAGCTCAACTATCAATATCAAATGATGTCATTATAATATCCTAAGTTATTCGAGGATACGTGATGATATTATCGcattatattcatatattatcattatattaaaCTGATGTAATTGAGTAACGATTGTTATTTCACGAAATCAAATTTCAATCTTTAATGTGAAACTTTTAAATCCTTAATGATACGAtgatatcataaaatatattgttattatatcATTGAAGAACAATCATATATTTGGAAAAATTGCACAAACATAGAGAGAAAGCGAGAAAGaggaagagagagagagtgatGGTATGATAAAGATTTTTCAAAGTCTCAGTCGATGGTACATGAAATGATACCACCAGTCCAGCACAGTATTAATgttaaaatgatataatttagAAACAATCACTGTTTCACCAAGTTAATCCTTAATTGTTAGTGAGGCGCTTCTAAAATCTTCAATGATATcataacaatatattatataacacaaaattatccaaatactaaataatattatcataacataaatattcTGTGAtgatatcataaaaaattttctaagtcATTCGATAGTACGTAAATAATACTATCACAATGTATTCAAACAAAGTAAAGGCAGATTGGGCCTAGGTTAGGAAGGGTGTACCGCCGAGTAACTATTTGGGCTAACAGGACATAAAACGAGTTAATTGAGAATAGCCTAATAGGCCGTGAGTGGCTAATTAATTCGCTTTTTGTGTCCAAAAAGTGCAATTTTCCCCCTATAATTTTCTCTTCTCCGCTTAGTATTTTACCACTATCAAACTTTCCATCATTACTATCTTGttcactaaaaaaatgaaatttgtcaCTATTCTCTAAGaacatttgaaatatttttaaatgaaaaatttaagtttaagaaaaaaggtCATTcgctaaaataaaaaataaaaattcatccCACCTCATCCTCCATTCGATCTTCTTTTCCATCGATTACCCCATTTTCTCTTCGTGGTGATGATatgaataaatatgaattttttaaaaaagaaattttatgaaagaaactttttgaCAAGTATGTGGAGTTTGTTTGGACGGGAGGACAGGCTAGGTAGGTGGGGTTTTGGGGTttataacatataatttttttttcttttttttcttcataattcatttttattatattattttgtatcaaATAGTCATGTATCTTTATTTAATTCGTTATATTAGTAATGATAAATGATGTGTTACACACTCTTTaattaatcttaaaaataaataaatttaatattaaaagtcaaatgatcaaattaaaatcttaaatcCGTTCTCTTGAAACACACAACTCCCCCACTTATTTTTCTCGTCATTTTTAAGGTCCCATAATAAAGTAGTGAGTCTTTACTATTTTCCATTATAGGCCTTCTCATTAAAGGAGTAACCATATTTGAAAACTGAACTACCAAAATCCAAGGAAATGAAATACTCTCATAAACAAGgcccttctttttcttctttcctttgttttttaaaaaaaacaaaaacaaaaattgggATAGGAAAAGTGTATTATAGGGAATCGAACCTTCACAAACAAGGTGAAATCTACTAAATTTTATTGTTGTCTCTTATTCTCTATGTTTGTAAACGTTTTTCAAGTTTTTAGTATGTGATAATCAAGACAAATTCTAATAatagaattttgaattatatatataatatgtgtaATGTGTTGAGTCCCACATCACATGCAGAACacgtttcttttcttttacattttttgctGTTGTATATGAATTCTACCTCCTCTTCTTATTGGATAAATTAATTGTGACACCCTACCATGcaaatcaatacaaaattcAGTAAGATTTAAGAATAATCAACTTGATGAAAAGATTTGTTTCCTctaattttcaaaatctgatttttatgaCAAGTACTTTTCACAAAGAAGTAGCATCGgggaataatattttatatttagacaatcattttgaaaaatactttGCAATATGATCAACAACAATTTATGTCTAATCAAGATATTAAAAGTgtttatagagaaaaaaaattccttttacATTCTGAAAAGCAACTACTACTGTTACTCAATATACTTGTGTTTTTTCTAAAAGCTTTTGATCAAACAACTTAATTCTCTAAAACAACGATCGATAAAACACTTATTCTTAATTCActaaaaagttgataaaaactTCAACATTTAATTTGTAGATTCTTCAACTTGAAAATCTGAAGAGTAGTTCGAGAGCTATAGTATGTGAAGGGCGCAGATTTTTGTCTTCTCTCTGTGCTTCCAGAACTAAACATAGTTTCAACAAGCAATAAGACATGTATACAAATGAATTTATCATACTAAACTACAATGCTTTTAACggcaataaatatatatattaataaagagtactaaaatctttaatttatCAGCATTAGTTAATTGTCATTGGATTCAATGTCGCTATAGATTTTAGAGACATTTACAATAAATGTTAATTACCtcgaaaaaatatatttagcaataactaagttattaccattaatttatcatcgataaaaatcattttgatgAAAAGCATACAATGTACTCAACTCTTTAGCTAAATATGGCCATACATTTAAAAATCCACAAATTTTTGGGAGCTATTTATATGGATCATACCAAGCTTCCCACACCCACTCATGCACTCTTTAATTAGAATATACTTAATTAATGCACTACCCTTTTGATAGAATTTAACAGTTAGAAAAATAcaactttaaataaaataagaatgacaaaattgaatttaatgTACTAACACAAAATAGCACatatagaaaaaggaaaatcctTTCATTAGCAGTGGGTCATGCAgaagttaaattatttatgtgaGTGTTTAGCATGATTACTACGGAGTTTAATAATCTAAGTTTAGCTTAAACTTTGTAGGCCAAAGATGTAACACACTAACAGATCGATGAATAAAGTGGAGCATATGATTGATCTATATACCTATAAGTTCTATTGGGAAAATTTCACGTGTAAATGCATTTTTGAGTGATCTTCCATTCACATAGCAGATGTATATATTGGTAGgtacaatttaaaatttatgaatttcaaaatttaaaaatgtaattacttcatcaaaatttaTCCTAGTCTGACATTAATTAAGGGTGGCATAATCAGCAACTGTAGGAATACTCCTATTCTGAGGCAGTGTTTATTTTTTGCCCCTAAAATTTGTTCCCTTCACCACTGTCGCAACTTAGCAACCCAAGTAGATATAGAGaacaaaattgggtgtcaaccaACACTTCAAATAATGAAAATgcgaaaaaaaaaatacccctAATATTAAAATACCTTGAGAAGTTTATACAACCAGATAAGATACATCACGTTACATGTAAAAATGacttattatcatttataacgACACACatctaattatttgaaaattgccgactaaaaaagaagtataaattGCGTAGAAAAATGTCATTTATATTAGTAGCACTACAACATTTTGAAGCAACTTtaatcctttttcttcttcaggTTCTTTTTTCCCAAATAAGAAGCAGCAAACGACTTTTCTAGTTAGTTATGTTGAACCAATTACAAGAAGTTTATGGTTTTGCTCGATATTTTCTCCGTCTCATATTAattgatcattttttattttgtaaaatgcttaaaaaatcataaataagaagataattttactaattcactccttaaaaatttcatgagaattttacaaataaatatgaacactttcaaaaagaattaattgcaaaggtaatgtaattttttctaattaatgtGTTCTTGATTCAGTAAGATCACAACTAATATagaacaattatttttaatataatgatcAACTAATATGAGATGGAGGGAGTAATAGAAGAGATCAAAATGTAGACATTTCAATTTTTGGCTAAACATTATCTTCTGGTTAAAATGCATTTGTTTGGTAAGGGAAGTTATGTAGGTCCAAATAATCAATTGCCTTTAAATTCATTCTTGAAAAAAGACGTATTTTCCAACTTCCAATACTTGGGATGTTATCATTAGTTATGTTAAAATAGCAAGTTTTTTGGTAGGTTTTTTTCCTACATTAATTTGGTCTAATCCTCTCTATTTCATATAAGTTAAAAACAAAACCAAAGTTGTGAAAGATGAGATTAACCTTTATACATTTATAGTCAATGGCAAAACTAAAGGAATTCTATTGAGATCAATGCTCTTTGGAAATTAGAATTGTATATTCTCTCCGTCTTATATTAGTttgatcaaaaaaaatttatatgcatattaagaaataattattaatgtgAGATCAAAACTATACTCCCTCAGTCCCATATCAGTAACCCGTACAAAAGAAAGGAGATAAATTAATActataagttaaaatatgttaTCGGATAAAATTTTCGTATATGTATATTACAATTTAATTAATCTGTGACCCAAAGAGCATTGAAGTGTCACAAACGTGAATAATGAGATTTTTATACTATATATTTGCccaacaaaacaacaacaattatatatatatatatatatatatatatataNNNNNNNNNNNNNNNNNNNNNNNNNNNNNNNNNNNNNNNNNNNNNNNNNNNNNNNNNNNNNNNNNNNNNNNNNNNNNNNNNNNNNNNNNNNNNNNNNNNNNNNNNNNNNNNNNNNNNNNNNNNNNNNNNNNNNNNNNNNNNNNNNNNNNNNNNNNNNNNNNNNNNNNNNNNNNNNNNNNNNNNNNNNNNNNNNNNNNNNNNNNNNNNNNNNNNNNNNNNNN
Proteins encoded:
- the LOC107001891 gene encoding NAC domain-containing protein 43 yields the protein MPEEMSISVNGQSQVPPGFRFHPTEEELLQYYLKKKVANEKIDLDVIQEVDLNKLEPWDIQDKCKIGSTPQNDWYFFSHKDKKYPTGTRTNRATAAGFWKATGRDKVIYSNCRRIGMRKTLVFYKGRAPHGQKSDWIMHEYRFDDHIAEEEGWVICRIFKKKNHHVNVKSFDTHHPPNNNIDIHHDEEGPLEQLLHYMTRCKEENHNMQLPNLDTHPNSCEGGLNNWIAVDRLVASHLNGQTINDNYEHHQYIVNTTNHEDYLWSSPTLSSTNNDSLCHVSNGIIS